AAGTGACGACGACGGCGCCGTCGGCTTGCTTGGCGATTCGGCCGGTTTCGAGCGAAAGCCTGCGGCCTCCGACTTCGAGGGCTACTTCATGCCTCATGGGTAATCTTCTCCTAACCTTCCAGATTGTGGTTGGAGAAGAGGTGTATGGACGGGGCGATTCGGCCTATTTGCGGATACCCAGACGTTCGAGCAGCGACGCGTAGACCGCGTGATCCGTTCTCTTGATGTAATCAAGAAGCCGGCGGCGCTGGCTCACCATCTTGAGCAACCCACGGCGCGAGTGATGATCCTTGGTGTGGATCTTGAAATGCTCAGTGAGGTGCGCGATGCGCTTGCTCAAAAGAGCGATCTGCACTTCGGGCGAGCCAGAGTCACTGTCATGCCTTTGGTAGGCAGACACGATCTCTTTCTTCGCTTGGTTTTCTTCGGGACTTGCTGTCACGACGATTCGCTTCGTTCCTTTTCCTCTTCTTCCGTTTGCGAGACAGCGGGAGGTAACATGGACGTCTCGTGAGGGCAAGGCGCGCCACCCTCCGGCGCACGGGCGAAAACCCGCTCGAGAATCCACAGCGGTCCCTGACTGGCCGCGACCGCGACCAGCTCGCTTCCCGCAAGAATCCGCAGTTTTTCCCCGTCCTGCCCCGGTGCGATCCGCAGGAGCGGGCCCTGGCGCCCGAGACGAAGCTCCTCGGCCCCTGCCCGGCCGACCTCGACCGCTCGCATGTGCGGCAGCGCGTCGGACATCGATATGACGGCCCCGGCGCCCCGCACGCTGCCGCCGGCCTGCTCGAGCTCGGCAAGCGGCACCGCCTCTTCGATACGCAAGTGCGCGACGCGTGTGCGGCGCAGCGATTCCAGGATGGCGCCGCAGCCGAGCATCTCGCCGAGGTCGCGCGCAAGGCTGCGAACGTAGAAGCCCTTCGAACAGTCGATGACGACCGATACCCGGTTCGCGCTTTCGCGGCGCAGCTCGCAGCGATCGACGCGCACCGGCCTCGGCTCGAGCACCGGAGCTTCACCGCGGCGCGCGAGCTCGTACATCGGCCGTCCGCCGAGCTTGATCGCAGAGAACGCGGGCGGCGTCTGCAGCTTCGCTTCGCGCAGCTGCTGCGCGAGGCCGGACAGCAATGCATCGTCGATCGGCGGGACGGGATCGGTGCCGATGACCATTCCCGTGCGATCGAACGTGTCGGTGCGAAGGCCGAGCCGGATCACGCCTTCGTAAGTCTTGTCGGCGTCGGTCAGGTACGCGGCGAGCTTGGTGCCTTCTCCGAGGCCGAGCGGAAGAAGCCCGGTCGCAAACGGATCGAGCGTTCCGGTGTGGCCGGCCTTGACGCCGTCGAAGACGCGGCGCACGCGCGCGACCACGGCCGCCGAGCTGATGCCGGCCGGCTTGTCGACGAGCAGGAGTCCGTTCGGACCTGCGACGTTGCGGCTTCGTTTCGACATCAGGAGTCTTCCTCCGTGTCGAGTTCGGATTCGCGCGGATCGTCCGAAGGCTCGCCGGCGGCCGCGTGCCCTTCGCCTTCGCGCAGCAGCTTGTCGATTCGCTCGGCCGTGCGCAGCGATTCATCGAATTCGAAGTGCAGCGACGGCGCGTAGCGAAGCGCGAGGCGATGCGAGACTTCGCGGCGCAGGTAGCCCGACGCCGCCTTGAGTCCTTCGCGAGCGGCAGCAATCGCCGCGTCGTCACCGAACACCGAATAGAACACTCGCACGTTGCGGAGGTCGTCGCTCGCGGTGGCCGACGTGAACGTGATGCCGGCCAGCCGCGGATCGCCGACCCCGGAGCTCGCCGCCGCAGCCAGTGCCTGAACGACCTGGCGACCGACGCGCTCTGCTCTTCTTCCTGCGGCCATGATGAATTGGTCAGTAGTTGCTGAACTCGTACGTTTCGCGGCCCGGCTCGGCGAGACCGAGCGATTCGATGAACTCGGAGACCTCCCGCAGGCAGCGGTCCACGTGGTCGCGCTCGTTGCCGATCTGAGCGACGCCGAGCACGATCGTCTGCCACGTGTCCTGCTCGTCGACCTCGGCCACCGACACGTTGAACTTCGCCTGCACGCGCGCCTTGATCGACCGCAGCACGGCGCGCTTGCCCTTGAGCGAATGGTTCTCGGGCAGATACAGCGTCAGCCGCAGGATTCCGACGACCACGTGCGTCCAGGAAGGGTTACGAGAAACCGCCTGCGGCGGCGGCTCAGGCCCTGGCCGTTTCGAGCTTCGGTGACGCGAGCGTGCGCTTGATCTCGTCGACGCGGTAACACTCGATCAGGTCGCCGACCTTGACGTCGTTGAACCGCTCGAGCCCGATGCCGCACTCGTAGCCGGCCTGCACTTCGCGCGCATCGTCCTTGAACCGGCGCAGGCTTCCGAGCCGGCCCGTGTAGACGACGCGACCG
This sequence is a window from Candidatus Limnocylindrales bacterium. Protein-coding genes within it:
- the truB gene encoding tRNA pseudouridine(55) synthase TruB translates to MSKRSRNVAGPNGLLLVDKPAGISSAAVVARVRRVFDGVKAGHTGTLDPFATGLLPLGLGEGTKLAAYLTDADKTYEGVIRLGLRTDTFDRTGMVIGTDPVPPIDDALLSGLAQQLREAKLQTPPAFSAIKLGGRPMYELARRGEAPVLEPRPVRVDRCELRRESANRVSVVIDCSKGFYVRSLARDLGEMLGCGAILESLRRTRVAHLRIEEAVPLAELEQAGGSVRGAGAVISMSDALPHMRAVEVGRAGAEELRLGRQGPLLRIAPGQDGEKLRILAGSELVAVAASQGPLWILERVFARAPEGGAPCPHETSMLPPAVSQTEEEEKERSESS
- a CDS encoding DUF503 domain-containing protein → MVVGILRLTLYLPENHSLKGKRAVLRSIKARVQAKFNVSVAEVDEQDTWQTIVLGVAQIGNERDHVDRCLREVSEFIESLGLAEPGRETYEFSNY
- the rbfA gene encoding 30S ribosome-binding factor RbfA; translation: MAAGRRAERVGRQVVQALAAAASSGVGDPRLAGITFTSATASDDLRNVRVFYSVFGDDAAIAAAREGLKAASGYLRREVSHRLALRYAPSLHFEFDESLRTAERIDKLLREGEGHAAAGEPSDDPRESELDTEEDS
- the rpsO gene encoding 30S ribosomal protein S15 gives rise to the protein MTASPEENQAKKEIVSAYQRHDSDSGSPEVQIALLSKRIAHLTEHFKIHTKDHHSRRGLLKMVSQRRRLLDYIKRTDHAVYASLLERLGIRK